Proteins from a single region of Weeksella virosa DSM 16922:
- a CDS encoding helix-turn-helix domain-containing protein produces MDTVIGYKIRKVREIKNLSQSYMADKLSISQSSYSDIENCKTKISEEKLNEIARVLEVDSETIKNFNDQVVFNACSQSGYYNTNNITSTAKIEELYKELIKSKDEQILQLQEQLLSLKNELRLLRES; encoded by the coding sequence GTACGTGAAATAAAGAATCTTAGTCAAAGTTATATGGCTGATAAATTATCGATAAGTCAAAGCTCTTATTCTGATATTGAGAATTGTAAGACCAAAATTTCGGAAGAAAAATTAAACGAAATTGCACGTGTTTTAGAGGTCGATTCAGAAACTATTAAAAACTTCAATGATCAGGTCGTTTTCAATGCTTGTTCACAATCAGGATATTATAATACCAATAATATAACTTCCACAGCAAAAATTGAAGAATTATACAAAGAACTCATCAAATCGAAGGATGAGCAAATTCTACAATTACAAGAACAGCTATTAAGTTTGAAAAATGAGTTGCGTTTGTTGAGAGAAAGTTAA
- a CDS encoding dipeptidyl-peptidase 3 family protein translates to MKKNTFVVSLLAVSALLSSCSTQTNHTMKTSQNTTKHTQKAPSYPYEYYASVPLTMDISTLSTNEKEVLKLMIKASEIMDDLFWQQAYGAKVDLMDATKGEQKNYAKINYGPWDRMNNDASFVEGIGPKPLGSTFYPTDMTKAEFEAANLVDGKSNYTVVRRDRAGKLYTIPYHVLYKNQLQKAAELLVKASELTKDKELKNYLFLRATSLLNDDFYTSDLAWMDMKNNRLDLVIGPIETYEDQLFGYKASYEAYVLVKDMEWSKKLAKFVQYLPELQANLPVDAKYKTEKPGTDSDLNAYDVVYYAGDCNAGGKTIAINLPNDERVQLEKGTRRLQLKNAMQAKFDKILLPIAEELIDPSQQKNVKFDAFFANVMFHEVAHGLGIKNTINGKGTVREALQETQSSLEEGKADILGLYMVNQLLAKQELEGTQEDYFVTFLAGILRSVRFGASSAHGQANMVCFNYFQEQGAFVKTANNHYRVDVPKMEKAMHGLSALILKLQGDGDYDGVVKLNQEKGKISADLQKDLDRLKAKNIPVDIVFEQGVSVLGL, encoded by the coding sequence ATGAAGAAAAACACATTTGTTGTAAGTTTACTAGCTGTTTCGGCTTTGCTTTCTTCTTGTTCTACACAAACAAATCATACGATGAAAACAAGTCAAAACACGACCAAACACACACAAAAAGCTCCATCCTATCCGTACGAATATTATGCAAGTGTTCCGTTGACGATGGATATTTCTACATTATCGACCAACGAAAAAGAAGTGTTGAAGTTGATGATCAAGGCCTCTGAAATTATGGACGATTTATTTTGGCAACAAGCCTACGGTGCAAAAGTCGATTTGATGGATGCCACCAAAGGAGAGCAAAAAAACTATGCGAAAATAAATTATGGTCCTTGGGATAGGATGAATAATGATGCGTCGTTTGTAGAGGGGATTGGGCCGAAACCCTTGGGGTCTACATTTTATCCTACCGATATGACGAAGGCCGAGTTTGAGGCAGCAAATCTTGTAGATGGAAAATCAAATTATACTGTTGTGCGTCGCGATCGTGCAGGAAAATTATACACGATTCCGTACCACGTATTGTATAAGAATCAATTACAAAAGGCAGCAGAACTACTGGTAAAAGCTTCAGAGCTTACTAAAGATAAAGAACTGAAAAATTATTTATTTTTACGTGCTACATCTTTGTTGAACGATGATTTTTACACCAGTGATTTAGCTTGGATGGACATGAAAAATAATCGTTTGGATTTGGTTATCGGTCCGATAGAAACCTACGAAGATCAGTTATTTGGGTATAAAGCTTCTTATGAAGCCTATGTTTTGGTAAAAGATATGGAGTGGTCTAAGAAATTAGCAAAATTTGTACAATATTTACCCGAATTGCAAGCGAATTTGCCGGTTGATGCAAAATACAAAACCGAAAAGCCAGGAACCGATTCGGACCTAAATGCGTATGATGTTGTTTACTATGCAGGTGATTGTAATGCTGGAGGAAAAACCATTGCGATTAATTTACCCAATGATGAACGGGTACAGTTAGAAAAAGGAACGCGTCGCTTGCAATTGAAAAATGCAATGCAAGCAAAATTCGATAAAATCTTATTACCGATTGCCGAAGAGTTGATAGATCCTTCTCAGCAAAAGAACGTAAAATTCGATGCGTTTTTTGCCAATGTTATGTTCCATGAAGTGGCGCACGGTTTAGGAATTAAAAACACTATCAATGGCAAAGGAACTGTTAGAGAAGCTTTGCAAGAAACACAGTCTTCTTTAGAAGAAGGAAAGGCAGATATTTTGGGGCTCTATATGGTGAATCAGCTTTTGGCCAAACAAGAATTAGAAGGGACGCAAGAAGATTATTTTGTTACGTTCTTGGCTGGTATTCTACGTTCTGTTCGTTTTGGAGCAAGTTCTGCCCATGGCCAAGCGAATATGGTTTGTTTTAATTATTTCCAAGAGCAAGGTGCTTTCGTGAAAACGGCCAATAATCATTATAGGGTAGATGTACCTAAAATGGAGAAAGCAATGCATGGTTTATCTGCTTTGATTCTGAAATTGCAAGGTGATGGGGATTACGATGGTGTTGTGAAGCTCAATCAAGAGAAAGGAAAAATCAGTGCCGATTTACAAAAAGATTTAGATCGTCTGAAAGCAAAAAACATCCCGGTAGATATTGTTTTCGAACAAGGTGTTTCTGTCCTTGGTTTGTAA
- a CDS encoding superoxide dismutase, whose translation MKKGLILFAALGMMMTFSCKESTNSTTSQDANDTIAKTDTKPEKEVLGNPIDVKADPGTFQIKPLKYGYDEVNEYIDGKTMETHFSKHYLGYTNKLNAALKDAGIKSNNIVEILKNMDMNNAALRNNAGGYYNHQMYFDLISPNPTAAPTGDLLEKIIADFGSVNELVNQLKDAGSKQFGSGWSWLVVLPDGNLAVTATPNQDNPLMPGAKVAGKPILGIDVWEHAYYLKYMNKRDDYLTNFFKVLDWKQVETNYANALKK comes from the coding sequence ATGAAAAAAGGATTGATCTTATTTGCCGCTTTAGGGATGATGATGACATTTTCTTGTAAAGAAAGTACAAATTCTACCACAAGTCAAGATGCAAATGATACGATAGCAAAAACAGATACCAAGCCAGAGAAAGAAGTTTTAGGTAACCCGATTGATGTAAAAGCAGATCCAGGAACCTTCCAAATAAAACCTTTGAAATATGGGTATGATGAGGTGAATGAATACATCGATGGTAAAACTATGGAAACCCACTTTTCTAAGCATTATTTAGGGTATACGAATAAGTTGAATGCCGCCCTAAAAGATGCTGGTATTAAAAGCAACAATATCGTCGAAATCCTTAAAAATATGGATATGAATAATGCAGCATTGCGCAACAATGCTGGCGGATATTATAACCACCAAATGTATTTTGATTTAATTTCGCCTAATCCTACAGCTGCTCCGACTGGAGATTTATTAGAAAAAATCATAGCCGATTTTGGTAGTGTAAATGAGTTGGTAAATCAATTGAAAGATGCAGGCTCTAAACAGTTTGGTTCTGGATGGTCTTGGCTAGTTGTTCTGCCAGATGGTAACTTAGCAGTTACTGCTACACCAAATCAAGATAATCCTTTGATGCCAGGAGCAAAAGTTGCAGGGAAACCGATTTTAGGTATCGATGTTTGGGAACATGCTTATTATTTGAAATATATGAATAAACGTGATGATTATTTAACTAATTTCTTTAAAGTTTTGGATTGGAAACAAGTAGAAACCAATTATGCTAACGCTTTAAAGAAATAA
- the bshB1 gene encoding bacillithiol biosynthesis deacetylase BshB1: MKLDILAIGAHPDDVELGCSATLAKAIAEGKKVGILDLTQGELGSRGTAETRKEEAKAAAKILGVKVRENLQLSDGFFQNNKDNQLAIVKIIRQYQPDIVLSNPPTDRHPDHGKAAELVSNALFLSGLIKIDTQQEAWRPKKHFHYIQWLPIEPTFLVDVSGYLDIKVEACMAYKTQFYNPNLEDEPQTAISSKNFTDSIRYRALDLGRLIGVEAAEGFVACRYIGIQSLDDLI; this comes from the coding sequence ATGAAGTTAGATATTTTAGCCATCGGAGCACATCCCGATGATGTAGAATTAGGATGTTCGGCAACCTTAGCCAAAGCTATTGCCGAAGGTAAAAAAGTAGGAATCCTTGATCTCACACAAGGCGAATTGGGGTCGCGTGGCACGGCTGAAACAAGAAAGGAAGAAGCCAAAGCAGCTGCAAAGATATTAGGAGTCAAAGTGCGTGAGAATCTACAATTGTCTGATGGCTTTTTTCAGAACAATAAAGACAATCAACTTGCCATTGTCAAGATAATTCGTCAATATCAACCCGATATTGTATTGAGTAATCCTCCAACCGATCGACATCCAGATCACGGCAAAGCAGCTGAGTTGGTAAGCAATGCCCTGTTTTTGTCTGGTTTGATAAAAATAGATACCCAGCAAGAAGCATGGCGACCAAAAAAACATTTTCATTATATACAATGGTTACCTATAGAGCCAACTTTCTTGGTAGATGTTTCAGGCTATTTAGATATTAAAGTAGAAGCTTGTATGGCTTATAAAACTCAATTTTATAATCCAAATCTAGAGGATGAACCACAAACAGCAATCTCGTCGAAAAATTTCACGGATTCTATTCGCTATCGAGCGTTGGATTTAGGACGATTAATTGGTGTAGAAGCTGCTGAAGGATTTGTGGCATGTAGATATATTGGCATTCAATCGCTTGACGATTTGATTTGA